A window of the Gimesia sp. genome harbors these coding sequences:
- the hrpA gene encoding ATP-dependent RNA helicase HrpA, with protein sequence MSRGDSNSTAADAGAASEDLNAALKELPGLISQAMVVDQFRFSQRLRSIRQAKKNKKPFDRNLQRLQEELKKSLARREERLKLRPEIKFDGSLPIHDELDHIKQTIADNQVVIICGETGSGKSTQLPKLLLSMGRGINGIIGHTQPRRIAARSVAARISEELGREQGTACGFKIRFTDTTNPNTYIKLMTDGILLAETQNDRFLNQYDTIIVDEAHERSLNIDFLLGYLKRLLAQRPDLRVIITSATIDAERFSEHFASSTGPAPILNVSGRTYPVEIRYRPFDAESDDKGQGKGKNSNRDEQSQLADAVNELAAIDDGDILIFVATEWDIRETAKLLRGRSIIGDDGGRQTEIVPLYGRLSTAEQNKVFRPSTYRRIVIATNVAESSITVPGIRYVVDTGLARISRYSSRSQVQRLPIEAVSQASANQRAGRCGRVAPGICIRLYSEADFNSRDEFTSPEIQRTNLASVILQTLNMKLGAIEDFPFIDPPKPAAIRDGYNTLFELGAIDEQNRLTDIGRQISRLPVDPRIARMILAAHDENCLHEILVIASALELQDPRERPIDKQQAADEAQEQFRDPDSDFLSFLKLWDFYHKLKEDLSQSRLRRACVQNFLSYNRLREWADIFRQLRQLVEETGLKPHPRKDDSAAIHRALLPGLLSNIAMRSDTHEYTGSGGQKYFLWPGSGIFEKKPKWVISAELIETSKRYARTVAKISPNWIEPAAPHLVKKTWSDPRWNGDAASAMATEKVTLFGLTIVPGRAVHYGKIDPEQSRTLMLQYGLVEGDITLNVDFLAHNQKFMSDLEQQQAKSRRYDLIPSQEQLFAFYDARIPEDVYDGVSLKKWWKVAKRKTPTLLNMRLEDFFDAQAEEVDETEFPNALKMGKMQFPLEYHLEPGAAEDGVTISIPQESLNQLSPQRLGWLVPGLLEEKVAAMIKALPKSVRRMLVPAPETAKQVVKQLEFGKGSFEEKVATLLSQISGERITKEMFETERLPQHLQMNIRVLDQGGDAIAVNRNLTQLRQEYGSKAASSFSALSDDHWSQSGLTDWSFGDFPAEVQIDHDNLSLTGFPSLVDEGKSVMLCLRDAPERAAYETRFGLRRLFVLAEHRRLKSQVENIPGLERISLYAAGIGGINLREQLVELLAERVLCGQKERQPRSEAEYRQLIKEWRNQIPVAAQDLAALLPTLFEQYHKIKITLDKTKVPAWNEPLADMRAQLNALINARFLVNTPYPWLQQIPRYLQGIEMRLSKLGGSGLQRDIANIRSISRYIEMYAQRARQHHEREIIDPQLIKFRWLLEEFRVSLFAQKLGTALKVSPKILDQQWSLVRD encoded by the coding sequence ATGTCCCGTGGTGATTCAAATTCAACTGCTGCTGACGCTGGTGCTGCCAGTGAAGATCTGAATGCTGCGCTGAAAGAGCTGCCCGGGCTGATCTCGCAGGCGATGGTTGTAGATCAGTTTCGGTTTTCACAACGGCTGCGGTCGATCCGGCAGGCGAAGAAGAACAAAAAGCCGTTCGACAGGAATCTGCAGCGGCTGCAGGAAGAACTCAAGAAGTCGCTGGCCCGAAGGGAGGAGCGGCTCAAGCTGCGACCCGAGATCAAGTTTGACGGCAGTCTGCCGATCCATGACGAACTGGATCACATCAAACAGACGATCGCCGACAACCAGGTGGTGATTATCTGCGGGGAGACCGGCTCGGGGAAATCGACGCAGTTACCCAAGCTGCTGCTGTCGATGGGACGGGGAATCAATGGCATTATCGGTCACACCCAGCCACGACGAATTGCCGCCCGTTCGGTGGCGGCCCGCATCTCTGAAGAGCTGGGACGGGAACAGGGAACCGCCTGCGGTTTTAAAATCCGCTTCACCGACACGACGAACCCGAACACTTACATTAAGCTGATGACCGACGGGATTCTGCTGGCCGAAACGCAGAACGACCGTTTTCTGAATCAGTACGACACGATCATCGTCGACGAAGCACACGAACGCTCGCTGAATATCGACTTTCTTCTGGGCTACCTCAAACGCCTGCTCGCGCAGCGGCCTGATCTGCGGGTGATCATCACATCGGCCACCATCGACGCCGAACGTTTCAGCGAGCACTTTGCATCAAGCACAGGGCCAGCGCCGATTCTGAATGTCTCGGGGCGAACGTATCCGGTGGAGATTCGCTATCGGCCCTTTGATGCGGAGTCGGACGATAAGGGACAGGGCAAAGGGAAAAACAGTAACCGCGACGAACAGTCGCAGCTGGCGGACGCGGTGAATGAACTGGCGGCGATTGATGACGGCGACATCCTGATCTTTGTGGCGACCGAGTGGGATATCCGCGAGACGGCGAAGCTGTTGCGAGGTCGCTCGATCATCGGTGATGACGGCGGAAGACAGACGGAGATTGTGCCCCTCTACGGGCGACTCTCGACGGCGGAACAGAACAAGGTCTTTCGCCCGTCAACGTATCGCCGGATTGTGATTGCGACGAACGTGGCCGAATCGTCGATCACAGTGCCGGGCATTCGCTACGTGGTTGATACGGGGCTGGCCCGCATCAGCCGGTATTCGAGTCGGTCGCAGGTGCAAAGGCTGCCAATCGAAGCGGTGTCGCAGGCGTCTGCCAATCAGCGGGCCGGTCGTTGTGGTCGTGTCGCGCCGGGGATCTGTATCCGGCTTTACAGCGAAGCGGACTTCAACAGCCGCGATGAATTCACGTCTCCGGAAATTCAACGGACCAACCTGGCTTCCGTCATTCTGCAGACACTGAATATGAAGCTGGGAGCGATTGAAGACTTTCCGTTTATCGATCCTCCGAAGCCGGCGGCGATTCGCGACGGTTACAACACGCTGTTTGAACTGGGGGCGATAGACGAACAGAACCGGCTGACCGACATCGGACGGCAGATCAGTCGACTGCCGGTCGACCCGCGAATTGCGCGAATGATTCTGGCGGCTCATGATGAAAACTGTCTGCATGAGATTCTGGTGATTGCGTCGGCCCTGGAACTGCAGGATCCACGCGAGCGGCCGATCGATAAACAACAGGCGGCCGACGAAGCCCAGGAACAGTTTCGCGATCCCGATTCGGACTTTCTGAGCTTCCTCAAGCTGTGGGACTTTTATCACAAGCTCAAAGAGGATCTGTCGCAGAGCCGGTTGCGGCGAGCCTGTGTGCAGAATTTCCTGTCGTACAATCGGCTGCGGGAATGGGCGGACATCTTTCGGCAGCTGCGTCAACTGGTCGAAGAGACGGGGCTCAAACCGCATCCGCGGAAAGACGACTCGGCGGCGATTCACCGGGCCCTGCTGCCGGGCCTGTTGTCGAACATTGCCATGCGGTCGGACACGCACGAGTACACGGGCTCCGGCGGGCAGAAGTATTTCCTCTGGCCCGGGTCGGGGATTTTTGAGAAGAAGCCGAAGTGGGTCATCTCGGCGGAGCTGATCGAAACGAGTAAGCGGTATGCCCGCACGGTTGCGAAGATTTCGCCAAACTGGATTGAGCCCGCGGCACCGCACCTGGTGAAAAAGACCTGGAGCGATCCCCGCTGGAACGGGGATGCGGCGTCCGCGATGGCCACGGAAAAAGTGACGCTGTTTGGTCTGACCATCGTGCCGGGACGTGCGGTGCATTACGGCAAGATCGATCCCGAACAGTCACGAACCCTGATGCTGCAGTATGGTCTGGTCGAGGGAGATATTACGCTCAACGTCGACTTCCTGGCGCACAATCAGAAGTTTATGAGCGACCTGGAACAGCAGCAGGCAAAGTCGCGGCGATACGACCTGATCCCTTCGCAGGAGCAGCTGTTCGCGTTTTACGATGCTCGGATTCCGGAAGACGTCTATGACGGCGTAAGCCTGAAGAAGTGGTGGAAGGTCGCCAAACGCAAGACGCCGACACTGCTCAACATGCGGCTGGAGGACTTCTTCGACGCACAGGCGGAGGAGGTCGACGAGACCGAATTCCCGAACGCACTCAAGATGGGGAAGATGCAGTTTCCGCTGGAGTATCACCTGGAGCCGGGAGCCGCGGAAGACGGTGTGACCATTTCGATTCCGCAGGAGAGTCTCAATCAGCTTTCCCCGCAGCGACTGGGCTGGCTGGTTCCGGGGCTGCTGGAAGAAAAGGTGGCGGCGATGATCAAGGCGCTGCCCAAGTCGGTCCGGCGGATGCTGGTGCCGGCACCGGAGACGGCGAAGCAGGTCGTGAAGCAGCTGGAGTTCGGCAAGGGTTCGTTTGAAGAGAAAGTCGCGACGCTGCTGTCCCAGATTTCGGGAGAGCGGATCACGAAAGAGATGTTTGAAACCGAACGGCTGCCCCAACATCTGCAGATGAATATCCGCGTGCTGGACCAGGGGGGCGATGCGATCGCCGTCAACCGGAACCTGACGCAGTTGCGACAGGAATACGGTTCGAAAGCGGCCAGCAGTTTCTCGGCACTCTCAGATGACCACTGGAGCCAGAGCGGGTTGACCGACTGGTCGTTCGGCGATTTTCCAGCCGAGGTGCAGATCGATCACGATAATCTGTCGCTCACCGGATTTCCAAGTCTGGTGGATGAAGGGAAGTCGGTGATGCTCTGCCTGCGGGATGCGCCGGAGCGGGCCGCCTATGAGACGCGGTTCGGATTGCGGCGGCTGTTTGTGCTGGCCGAACATCGACGATTGAAATCACAGGTGGAAAACATCCCGGGCCTGGAACGGATCTCACTGTATGCCGCGGGGATCGGCGGGATCAATCTGCGGGAGCAACTGGTCGAGCTGCTGGCGGAGCGGGTGCTGTGCGGACAGAAAGAACGACAGCCGCGGTCCGAGGCCGAGTATCGTCAGTTGATCAAGGAATGGCGGAACCAGATTCCGGTTGCCGCACAGGATCTGGCGGCACTGTTGCCGACACTGTTTGAGCAGTATCACAAAATCAAGATCACGCTGGATAAGACCAAGGTTCCCGCCTGGAATGAACCGCTGGCCGACATGCGGGCGCAGTTGAATGCCCTGATCAACGCCCGCTTCCTGGTGAATACGCCCTACCCTTGGCTGCAACAGATTCCCCGTTATCTGCAGGGTATTGAAATGCGGCTGAGTAAACTCGGGGGGAGCGGACTGCAGCGGGACATCGCGAATATTCGCAGCATTTCGCGGTACATTGAAATGTACGCCCAGCGGGCTCGACAGCATCATGAGCGGGAGATTATTGATCCGCAACTGATCAAGTTCCGCTGGCTGCTGGAAGAATTCCGCGTGTCGCTGTTCGCCCAGAAACTGGGGACGGCGCTGAAGGTGTCGCCGAAGATTCTGGATCAGCAGTGGTCGCTGGTGCGGGATTGA
- a CDS encoding SMI1/KNR4 family protein produces the protein MALSELLKIVTPPDKPKEVPAKPNWAAVEKKLGLQLPDDYKRYVAKFGSGVLGDFVHVYNPFSRDEYTCLQKRVEKVCGMQRHFRETEDHPVPYDIYPESPGLLPWGQDDNGNYLFWLTRGARNKWPVVVCAGRDNRCQLFEMGMTAFLGRTFTGEVKCKIWPKPFAVKSRRGKFEAY, from the coding sequence ATGGCACTCAGCGAACTGTTAAAAATTGTCACACCCCCGGACAAGCCAAAAGAAGTGCCTGCGAAACCGAACTGGGCCGCCGTCGAAAAGAAGCTCGGCCTGCAACTGCCCGATGATTACAAACGCTACGTCGCGAAGTTCGGCAGTGGTGTCCTGGGTGATTTCGTACACGTTTATAATCCCTTTTCCCGAGACGAATATACGTGTTTGCAGAAACGGGTTGAGAAAGTATGTGGGATGCAAAGACACTTTCGGGAGACTGAGGATCATCCTGTTCCCTATGACATCTACCCTGAGTCACCAGGTTTGTTACCTTGGGGACAGGATGACAATGGAAATTACCTCTTCTGGTTAACCCGCGGCGCCCGCAACAAGTGGCCGGTTGTGGTCTGTGCCGGTCGCGACAATCGTTGTCAACTCTTCGAAATGGGCATGACCGCCTTCCTGGGCCGCACCTTTACCGGCGAAGTCAAATGCAAAATCTGGCCGAAACCATTCGCGGTAAAGTCACGCCGCGGCAAGTTTGAAGCATATTGA
- a CDS encoding DUF1559 domain-containing protein, which produces MSLSAPTVRKRGFTLIELLVVIAIIAILIALLLPAVQQAREAARRSQCKNNLKQIGLALHNYNETHRVFPPGFINDHGWLCNLFILPFMDQAPLYNKISPNRPMDLTNTTVLADVRTVLPAYLCPSSADPNPAQNADNRVSGVAIGLSNYLGFNGNGDYRCNSSAKPNGMFYHNSQTRIRDITDGLSNTFAFTERTTVNDAAGTNHIGSIWAGVTPCASTPNNFENIRYGLVQARVGWSMINGTGYQFGPSSLHEGGVHVLMADGAVRFASENMDASNNPGTISSATSTYFRLAVINDGQVIGEW; this is translated from the coding sequence ATGAGTCTATCTGCACCCACCGTCCGCAAACGCGGCTTCACCCTGATCGAACTGCTGGTGGTGATTGCCATCATCGCGATTCTGATTGCCCTCTTACTGCCCGCCGTCCAGCAGGCACGCGAAGCGGCCCGTCGCAGTCAGTGTAAAAACAATCTCAAGCAGATTGGCCTCGCGCTGCACAACTACAACGAAACACACCGCGTCTTCCCACCCGGATTCATTAACGATCACGGCTGGTTGTGCAACCTGTTTATCCTCCCTTTCATGGATCAGGCTCCGCTCTACAATAAAATCAGCCCCAACAGGCCCATGGATCTGACCAACACCACCGTACTCGCCGATGTGCGTACGGTTCTGCCCGCCTACCTCTGCCCGTCCAGTGCCGATCCCAACCCGGCTCAGAACGCAGACAACAGAGTGAGTGGCGTGGCCATCGGTCTGTCCAACTACCTCGGCTTCAATGGCAACGGTGACTATCGTTGTAACTCCTCCGCGAAGCCGAACGGTATGTTCTATCACAACAGTCAAACCCGGATCCGCGACATTACCGACGGTCTCTCCAACACGTTTGCCTTCACAGAAAGAACCACCGTGAACGACGCTGCCGGCACGAACCACATCGGTTCGATCTGGGCAGGAGTCACTCCCTGTGCTTCGACACCGAATAATTTCGAAAACATTCGTTACGGTCTGGTTCAGGCACGTGTCGGCTGGTCCATGATCAACGGCACCGGTTATCAGTTTGGTCCCAGCAGTCTGCATGAAGGCGGCGTGCATGTGCTCATGGCAGATGGCGCTGTTCGCTTCGCCAGCGAAAACATGGATGCTTCCAATAACCCAGGCACCATTTCTTCCGCAACCAGCACCTACTTCCGACTGGCCGTCATCAACGATGGTCAGGTCATCGGTGAATGGTAA
- a CDS encoding carboxypeptidase regulatory-like domain-containing protein, with product MYFLSPRSLRCTGLVFTVCTLLAGCSGTPEDQPDTASVKGLVVMEGEPIEGAVVTFAPEAGRPSTGITNSQGIFELSYNPTTKGAKIGKHTVRISTARYVENPDGTTTEVKEVIPAKYNESSSLTVEVKPGENDFPFKLDKE from the coding sequence ATGTACTTTTTATCTCCGCGATCGTTACGCTGCACGGGACTGGTTTTTACGGTATGTACTCTACTCGCAGGTTGTTCCGGTACACCTGAGGATCAGCCTGATACCGCATCGGTAAAGGGACTGGTTGTCATGGAAGGGGAACCGATCGAGGGAGCGGTCGTGACGTTTGCTCCCGAAGCGGGGCGTCCTTCGACGGGTATCACAAACAGCCAGGGGATCTTCGAACTGTCTTATAACCCGACGACCAAGGGAGCCAAGATCGGCAAGCATACGGTTCGCATCTCGACAGCACGCTACGTCGAAAATCCGGATGGAACCACGACCGAAGTGAAAGAGGTCATTCCTGCCAAGTACAATGAGAGCTCGAGTCTGACGGTGGAAGTCAAACCCGGGGAAAACGATTTCCCCTTTAAGCTGGACAAGGAATGA
- a CDS encoding alpha/beta hydrolase: MHRDRLTFIAILLTLTVVLSESALAQQPRRGAPRWVREHADVHRNLEYAEVDGKPLLLDLYLPKDVKQPPLLVWIHGGGWRSGDKGRGGILVPLGLQNGYACASINYRLSGEATFPAQIHDCKAAIRWLRTHAKEYGYDATRIGVGGSSAGGHLVALLGTSGGDKQLEGTVGKHADQSSQVQAVLDMWGPTDFLQMDAHALPDARFKHNDPRSPESLLLGGPVLENKDKVAQANPITYIDKQDPPFLIIHGSKDPLVPVHQSQLLDSALKKAKVPVQLIVVEGAGHGGREFNTPETNDRIVKFLDQHVKQAPRQKAGN, translated from the coding sequence ATGCACCGAGACCGCCTGACATTCATCGCGATTCTACTTACATTGACCGTCGTCCTGAGCGAATCCGCTCTGGCCCAGCAACCCCGCCGCGGTGCACCCCGCTGGGTCCGCGAACATGCGGACGTGCATCGGAACCTGGAATACGCGGAAGTGGATGGGAAGCCTTTGTTGCTTGATTTGTATCTGCCGAAAGACGTCAAACAGCCTCCCCTGCTCGTCTGGATTCACGGCGGTGGCTGGCGAAGTGGCGATAAAGGCCGGGGCGGGATTCTGGTTCCCCTCGGTCTGCAGAACGGTTATGCCTGTGCGAGCATCAATTATCGCCTGAGCGGCGAGGCAACATTCCCTGCGCAGATCCATGACTGCAAAGCCGCCATCCGCTGGCTGAGAACCCATGCGAAAGAGTACGGATACGACGCAACCCGCATCGGCGTAGGCGGTTCTTCTGCCGGTGGTCACCTGGTTGCCCTGTTGGGAACCAGCGGGGGCGACAAACAGTTGGAAGGGACGGTCGGCAAACATGCGGATCAATCGAGCCAGGTTCAGGCGGTGCTCGACATGTGGGGACCGACTGATTTTCTGCAGATGGATGCCCACGCTCTGCCCGACGCCCGCTTCAAACACAACGATCCCCGATCGCCGGAATCGTTGCTGCTGGGCGGACCGGTGCTGGAGAACAAAGACAAAGTCGCACAGGCCAACCCGATCACTTACATCGATAAACAGGATCCGCCGTTCCTGATCATTCACGGCTCGAAAGACCCGCTGGTGCCCGTGCATCAGAGTCAGTTACTCGACTCGGCGCTCAAAAAAGCGAAGGTCCCCGTGCAGTTGATTGTCGTCGAGGGGGCCGGGCACGGCGGTCGGGAATTCAATACTCCTGAGACCAACGACCGCATCGTGAAGTTCCTCGATCAGCATGTGAAGCAGGCTCCCCGGCAGAAAGCGGGTAACTGA
- a CDS encoding DUF1559 domain-containing protein, protein MQVSTTRRRAFTLIELLVVIAIIAILIALLLPAVQQAREAARRSQCKNNMKQLGLAFHNYHDNFTMFPTGYFHSSGYLTGWAARILPYIDQAPRYNQMTSLGELTRIQPYRFTTSPHNGDTNLFTDPIAVFCCPSSEIGERATDYSTGWGGNPGNDGSLHYRGNGGSVDVGFVNGSNSSRHYGTSGVLYPGCKTRMRDITDGTTNTFLLGELSSYIGWSGSKGGWDDIAPWTWATYYYGSDGYLMIDTKLMQYPIGSGSHSQYGVGWRSQHVGGAHMLLCDGSVRFLSESTSLDLLKGLSTRATGEVIGEF, encoded by the coding sequence ATGCAAGTATCCACAACCCGCAGGCGTGCTTTCACGCTCATTGAACTCCTGGTCGTCATCGCCATTATTGCGATTTTGATCGCCCTGTTACTGCCCGCCGTTCAGCAGGCCCGTGAGGCCGCCCGGCGATCCCAGTGTAAAAACAATATGAAACAGCTCGGACTGGCGTTTCATAACTATCACGACAACTTCACCATGTTCCCCACGGGGTACTTCCATAGCTCAGGTTATCTGACCGGCTGGGCTGCCCGTATTCTGCCTTATATCGATCAGGCGCCCCGCTACAACCAGATGACCTCGCTGGGAGAACTGACCCGCATCCAGCCCTATCGCTTCACAACGTCTCCTCACAACGGAGATACAAACCTGTTTACCGATCCGATTGCGGTCTTCTGCTGTCCCTCTTCGGAAATTGGTGAACGGGCTACCGACTACTCGACTGGCTGGGGTGGCAATCCTGGGAATGACGGCTCGCTGCACTACCGCGGCAATGGCGGTTCCGTTGATGTTGGCTTCGTTAACGGTTCCAATTCGAGTCGGCACTACGGAACTTCAGGGGTCCTCTATCCCGGTTGTAAAACCCGGATGCGCGACATCACCGACGGTACCACCAACACCTTCCTGCTCGGCGAACTGTCCAGCTACATTGGTTGGAGCGGTTCCAAGGGGGGCTGGGATGACATCGCACCCTGGACCTGGGCGACCTACTACTACGGCTCCGACGGTTACCTGATGATCGACACCAAGCTGATGCAGTATCCCATCGGTTCGGGAAGTCACAGTCAGTATGGTGTCGGCTGGCGCAGTCAGCACGTCGGCGGCGCGCATATGCTGCTCTGTGATGGCAGCGTCCGGTTCCTGTCTGAAAGCACCAGTCTGGATCTGTTGAAAGGCCTTTCCACCCGTGCCACCGGCGAAGTGATCGGCGAGTTTTAA
- a CDS encoding DUF456 domain-containing protein: MSFDWFTEWLPFTFYYLMALLLFLANFAAWASILFLIPGNWIMVFLSALFYLFMPEDSGKGISLTVLVIAILLAGLGELVEALGSSAGAAKKGASRRAMILALLGTFLLSVIGATVATPVFPPVGTVVGAILGGAAGAYLGAYLGEAWKGNLDVDRMEISRAAFVGRLLGVVGKLAIGVVILVMLTIDSLI; encoded by the coding sequence ATGTCCTTTGATTGGTTCACCGAGTGGCTGCCCTTCACGTTTTATTACCTGATGGCGCTGCTGCTGTTCCTGGCGAACTTCGCTGCCTGGGCCTCGATTCTGTTTCTGATTCCGGGCAACTGGATCATGGTCTTTCTTTCAGCGTTGTTTTACCTGTTCATGCCTGAGGATAGTGGGAAGGGAATTTCTCTGACGGTGCTGGTGATCGCGATTCTACTTGCGGGACTGGGAGAACTGGTTGAAGCGCTGGGCAGTTCAGCGGGGGCTGCGAAAAAAGGGGCCAGTCGGCGGGCGATGATCCTGGCGTTACTGGGGACGTTTCTGTTAAGTGTGATCGGCGCGACGGTGGCGACTCCCGTGTTTCCACCGGTTGGAACGGTCGTGGGTGCGATTCTGGGGGGCGCTGCAGGTGCTTACCTGGGCGCTTACCTGGGTGAAGCCTGGAAAGGAAACCTGGATGTGGACCGCATGGAGATCAGCCGGGCTGCGTTTGTGGGACGTCTGCTGGGCGTAGTGGGAAAGCTGGCGATCGGTGTCGTGATCCTGGTGATGCTGACGATTGACTCGCTGATCTGA
- a CDS encoding vWA domain-containing protein, with product MSIANSTRDVHVEEIVDVEQRSWLNMKEVPAWFISLGVHLLILFVLASITRITLLDSENAIISSIEELDDNVFKLDPTIQDVVGSAGDTEILAPSMAAAPVSAKEQQEALKDQLENDIETPEPVFDDNLTQPAQEELTAAVEVTGETDRPGGVAGAIDRLTLEIAAAVKEKKLLVVWLFDVSPSVSQRRNEIADRFENVYKQLGILEAAENEASLKTAVAAFGATTQFVTKDPVSDVKEVVSQIRSIKEDTSGDENVFAAVNQVSKRWLSYKRSSRRNMMIIVVTDEAGTDAVQNLEETILLTKRNGIKCYVVGNASPFGQQEVVIQFPIEPGIEVPAVQQSGPETVLPERIKLPFWGQSDYDIRQISSGYGPYALTRLCAETNGIYFITEDTTPNFDAADMRDYHPDYISIRDYERMLTQNMAKQALVRTAAATRLSDRRLPQPTLEFPANTDNVLRQAITEAQKPVSQLSYGLNELQVMLEQGLKDRKKITEPRWRANYDLALGRVLANQARAHGYNTILAEMKSNPKVFEKKDNNAWRLVAAKDARSSPTVRKLEKQAMELLNGVIDEHPGTPWSYLAAKELEKPLGWKWQEMKMNLDSSGNRVRTPNPRFEEEQRKKREALKKRGISGNKPLKI from the coding sequence GTGAGTATTGCCAATTCCACGAGAGACGTTCATGTCGAAGAAATTGTCGACGTCGAACAACGCAGCTGGCTCAATATGAAAGAAGTTCCCGCCTGGTTTATCAGTCTCGGGGTCCACCTGCTGATTCTGTTTGTCCTGGCAAGCATCACCCGCATCACGTTGCTCGATTCGGAAAATGCGATTATTTCGTCCATCGAAGAACTGGACGACAACGTTTTCAAACTCGATCCCACCATTCAGGACGTCGTCGGTTCAGCCGGCGATACCGAGATTCTGGCCCCCTCCATGGCGGCTGCTCCTGTCTCAGCCAAAGAGCAACAGGAAGCACTCAAGGATCAGTTGGAAAACGATATCGAAACTCCCGAACCGGTCTTTGATGACAACCTGACTCAGCCCGCCCAGGAAGAACTGACGGCTGCCGTGGAAGTCACCGGTGAAACCGACCGTCCGGGCGGAGTGGCAGGTGCCATCGATCGTCTGACCCTCGAAATCGCTGCCGCGGTCAAAGAGAAAAAACTGCTGGTCGTCTGGCTGTTCGACGTTTCACCTTCAGTCAGTCAGCGTCGCAATGAAATCGCCGATCGTTTTGAAAACGTCTATAAACAGCTGGGCATTCTTGAAGCCGCCGAGAATGAAGCGTCACTCAAAACCGCTGTCGCCGCCTTTGGTGCGACGACCCAGTTCGTGACCAAAGATCCGGTCAGTGATGTCAAAGAAGTCGTTTCCCAGATCCGTTCGATCAAAGAAGATACCTCCGGTGATGAAAACGTCTTCGCCGCTGTGAACCAGGTCTCCAAACGCTGGTTGTCCTACAAACGCTCCAGCCGCCGCAACATGATGATCATCGTGGTGACCGATGAAGCGGGCACTGACGCCGTTCAGAACCTGGAAGAAACCATTCTACTCACCAAACGTAACGGCATTAAATGCTACGTCGTCGGGAACGCCTCTCCCTTTGGTCAACAGGAAGTGGTCATCCAGTTCCCTATCGAACCTGGTATTGAAGTTCCTGCCGTTCAGCAATCCGGACCGGAAACTGTATTGCCCGAGCGTATCAAACTGCCGTTCTGGGGTCAGTCCGATTACGACATTCGTCAGATCAGCTCAGGCTACGGTCCCTACGCACTGACACGTCTCTGTGCGGAAACCAACGGGATCTACTTCATCACCGAAGACACGACTCCCAACTTTGATGCAGCCGATATGCGGGACTACCATCCCGATTACATCTCCATTCGCGATTACGAGCGAATGCTCACACAAAACATGGCTAAGCAGGCGCTCGTCCGAACAGCCGCGGCAACTCGACTTTCTGACCGTCGACTGCCGCAGCCCACGCTGGAATTTCCTGCCAATACCGATAACGTTCTCAGGCAGGCGATTACTGAAGCCCAGAAGCCGGTCTCTCAGCTCAGCTACGGCTTGAATGAACTGCAGGTCATGCTGGAACAGGGGCTCAAAGATCGTAAGAAAATCACAGAACCCCGCTGGCGTGCCAACTACGATCTGGCCTTGGGCCGCGTCCTGGCCAACCAGGCACGTGCTCACGGATACAACACGATCCTCGCCGAAATGAAAAGCAATCCCAAGGTCTTCGAGAAAAAAGACAACAACGCCTGGAGACTGGTGGCCGCCAAAGACGCTCGTTCCAGCCCGACCGTACGCAAACTGGAAAAACAGGCCATGGAACTCCTGAACGGCGTGATTGACGAACATCCGGGAACTCCCTGGTCCTATCTGGCCGCCAAAGAACTGGAAAAACCGCTGGGCTGGAAGTGGCAGGAAATGAAGATGAACCTCGACAGCAGCGGTAACCGGGTCCGAACACCGAACCCACGTTTTGAAGAAGAACAGCGTAAGAAGAGAGAGGCGCTGAAGAAACGCGGTATTTCCGGAAACAAACCGCTGAAAATCTGA